CAGATCAGGCTTTAGTGTTGCATTTTGGAACCTCAATATGTGGCAATAAATTTGAAACTGTATAACATCATAATTTGTACAGAaggaatgtgtaaatgtttgttcaTCTGCACACAGAAAATTACCACtaaagaacacacaaaaaaaaacacacagatatcaGGCATGCTGCAAGGCAAAAAAAACTGTCACCACCAACACACATGAAGTACTGGACATAACATTAACATCAGTGTAGTCCATGTAGCTGCTGGATTAGCTGATGGCATTTACACTGCACAACATCTGTGAGAAGgtaaaacattttcatagaAAATAAGGAAGatatgtttaaagaaaagtgGACATTTAAAAACCGAGATAAGCAAAGTGAGGAAGTGAAGCTACAGACTGAGCAAAGACAAACTAGCTCAGCCTGGTGACAGGTGCCAAAACTTAGAAGCCAGCAGACAGCCGGGAATGAGAACACAAACAGTAAGGACTTAAAGCTTTGCTGATTCAGGTTTATGGAAGATAATTAGCTAATTAGTAAATGAATGATAAACACATAACTGAAAGACTATCTTTAATTTATACGCTATTATTTGATAggttttatgtaattattttatatgaGATTAAAAACTAAGCATGTGCTAGTGTGAGCCAACAATCCAGAAGAACTCAACCAactatttaatttgaatctatacagcgatcagccataacattaaaccacctgcctaatactgtgtaggCCCCCCTTGTGCTCTGACCGGTCGAGGCCTGGACtgcacaagacctctgaaggtgtgctgtggcatctggcaccaagacatcaGCAGCAGATCCGTTAAGACCTGTAAGTTGTGAAGTGGAGCCTCCGTGGATTGGACTTGTTCGATCAGCACATCCCAAGCAcaagatgcttgatcggattgggatctggggaatttggaggccaagccAACACgctgaactctttgtcatgttcctcaaaccattcctgaacaatttttgcagtgtggcagggagcataatcctgctgaaagagaccactgccattagggaatacctttgccatgaaggggtgtatttggtctgcaacaatgtttaggtaagtggtacgtgtcaaagtaacatccacatgaatgccaggacccaagatttcccagaagaacattgcccagagcgtCACACTGtgtccgccagcttgccttcttcccatagtgcatcctgttGCCATCACGGAGacacacccggccatccacatgatttttttttttttttaaaaaagtgatttatcagaccaggccaccgtCTTGCATTGCTCCAtgatccagttctgatgctcacgtgcccattgaaggtgctttcggtggtggacaggactcagcatgggcactctgactggactgcagctacacagccccatacacaggaagctcagcaatttgtgctccagtagctcttctgtgggatttgaccagacgggctagcctttgctccccacaagcatcaatgagccttgggcacctatgaccctgtcaccggttgaccaggttttaatgttatggcttttTGGTGTATACTAATGGAATATTGTGGTGTGTTTGGTATTTCATTATCAGAACATGCCTAAGTAGGATTTCAGACTTGGTATGAGCAGAACTCAAAATAACAGATATCTGAATCTGAATGGTAAGGGGGGGCAGTACTCACTCCGGCTAGGGACTGCTGGATAGCCTGGCGGGCTTTAACCATGTCCTGCAGGAAGCCATTAGCGTCTGTCTCCTGAAAGCGTACAGCCGGGTAGAGAAAGCCGAGTCAAAGAAGCAAGCGAGGGGCAGACAGGAGAAAGGGCAAGCAGGTAAAGTCAGTACAAAGCAGCCATGCAATGTGTTAGGGGATTAAAGAGCTTTGAAAGAAGACACCACACTTCCTTCTTTAGCCACAGACAGACATAACAGCTGAACAAACAGTCTGATACTCGTAATATTGCTTATTATGAGATCTCAGAATTCATAAAGTCCTTATCGGGCAGGATTTACATAAGGGTCTGTTCTGATTAATATCAATGAGGACGAGACCACAGAGAAAAGCTGGACTAATTTCCGCTGTTCAGTTTTGTATAATAAGGTACCTGAGGAGCCGAAGGTATGCCGTTTATTCCCTCGTAGAAGCGTCGCTCTGCCTCGTCATATTTGGATTTGTCGAACCAGATCTTCTCCTGGGCCAGGCACTGGAGTCCGCTCATGATGCTGCTGCGATAACAGAGGACAGAAAACATAGTGAGCATGGTAACTAGGTTAAAAATAACGACAGAAACCAAATAAACAAGTCTTGAACTTGCACTACGACACACTATGACTTGAAATGCTGAATCTGTATCCGAGCGGATTGATATTTTTATAATCTGACCCACCGACGAATTTTATGCTGTCATTACTTTACTTAACCAGTCACGTGAGCACTAAAGATACTTGACGGCCCACAAGTCAGAGCGAAACTGATCAGGACAACCAAATGCACaaattaacatttatgttttgcttcatcaaatacattttacactGAAGTCTCAACAAAACCTGAATCCTTTTAGAAATGGagctaaaatgttaaattactgTGTAGTCTAGGCTATATTTTCAATTCACTTGAAGCACATGccgtgtgagtgtgagtgtgtgtgtttttgggggCTGGGGGGATTATGGTGGAGGGTGGAGCTTCCTTTCTGTGCTTTTTGGTGATGTATACCATTGCATACAATGAAATAATGTTTACGAGTCTATTACAAGTACACCTATATATGCTCAATATGCATTACTAGTAGAGTATGCCACTGCATTACACCTATTAACCAAAGACTCCGACCACAATATATTAaaagttatattaaaatataaattaaaagataataaataagACCTCCATCCATTTGGCAATTTTCTGTCAAGCTGTGGAAAAGATTAGTCACAAATCCACATCTATAGCCACAAACGAGACAAATTGTGTTAAAGCAGGCCACCGTGATGTTAATGAGTTGCTAGGTGACTGAATCAGATCAGTATCTTGTATATGTCAGTACCCAGATGTCTGATATTTGTATTGTATAGAACAGAGGTATTCAAACTAATAACTGCAGGGGGCACTGGTGATGAGTTAGatggaaaataccaaaaaataaatattgaaaatgatcgcatcagacctgccaacctttacgcaTTTTGGGTAGGAGCCCCAAATTTTAACAGTGGAGTACTGCAAAATACATCCAAATactctggaagccccgcccccttttcaCACCAGGAATGTTTTGGTTTTCAGTGCTTGAAAGAAAGTCTCCTGTTTTAACAAGACTAAACAAGACTAAAAATTTGCCTGAAAATTTATTAAATAGACTTACAACAAAGCGGTAACTCTAACACTGTAgaaataatgctaatgctacagataattaaaaataaagatcattaaaaatgctgtttgtttattttggctGCCTGAGCTGGGTGAAAGTGATGAAAGTCATGATCTGCAAAAACTGGGAATTGAGCTTCATGGGCAAAAGTTTGAATACATCTGGTatagaaaaaagtgaaaagtagGATTGAGACATCACTAACACTGAGCCTAGGGCTGGACAATATGACAATctatcaatatcatgatataatAACATCACAATATGCTTTACTAAGAATCATCAGTACCATCAGGCACCAGTGGTTACTTTGTTACTCAATGGAAAAACTAACTGACCCCTCCATTTCTTTGTAAAGTACTTTCATTTCTGGACAAAAATCTCTGAACCAATAGTAGCCCTTGTTGGCGATTTGTTAGTAAAACGTCAGtgaaatgatgtaaaatgtcagtgtgatgatgtgttgtgatgtgatatttctggccatatcacccagccctaatTGGGACAACTCTAAAGAAGTCTGGCGATGATGCTGTCTGGGGAAATCATCACAGGTTCTACAAGGTTTTCTTCCAgaaaaaggttccaagtagaacctctttaAAGCTGAACAACAAAGCTTAACTACCCAAAGAACCCCGGAGAAaccctcttcttcttttccatttatttaaatctttcaAATATCACACTTTACCTCAAATACCTGTAGAATGGAATTTCAGGGttctaaaaaataattatctGCTGTTAGATCTATGGACATGGGAACGCTTGTAAAACCTCAGTAAAATCCATTCATTGTTTTTTGCTGACCAGGCCTGTACTCAACAGTGCAGGCCCAGAACCTTCTTTGTTATCTATTGGAtggctttttgcttttttgtttccaTGCAGCAGATAGAAACCACACAAACCAGGAAGAAGCTTTGATATCTTTTTCAATGGTTTGTCACCGTAAACCATAATGACGATGCAACTAATAACACACAAGCAGACAATCGAGGGCTTGGCCTATGATGGCATACTTGTCCCGTTTTCTCTGAGTGGGATGCTCCGTCTCTGAGTAACCCCTCTTCCTGCGTCCCCTCTGCGGCTCGGAGAATGAGCGCTGGTTTTTCTGAGCGCTGTAGGACCGAGAACGGATACGTTTGCCCTCCTCTCCACTGGGCTGAGTCGGTTTCCGTTTAGCTCTGAACACCAGGGAGCGGTGGACGACCTGCTCTCTCGGACTCGTCCCCAAGCTTGACGAGTTCTGAAAGTAGTCCTCGGCTTGCTTGTACATGTTGCTGTTGAACCACACGATCTCGCCTCTAGAGCCATGCACAGGCCCGAAAGCCTCGGGGAAGAAGAAATGGTCTTCTGAGGCATGACTTTCCGAGTGGGATGAGCGCTGAGCTCTTCTTCTCCCGCCTCCATGGGGGTTGTGATGAGTACTGGTGTTCGCTGAGCCCTGCCTGTGCCCACCTACTTCCGTGGGGCGGGACTGAGAACCCCTCTGATTGTCCATCTCATCATGTGTTAGAGCAGAGGCAAAAGGAAGGAGCTGacttgttttaaatgttaagtTCAAAGCCAATCAGAAAGTAGAGATGCACCAAAACGATACTGTAGATAATGAGACTACTATTGGCCCAAAACACTGCCTTGGACTTTCCAATTCAAACACTGCCATGTTTCATGCCACAAGCAAAGCCTGTTAAGAGTAGACTCAGTTACTATAAGCATGTTAGTATCAGATCAGTATCTGGTGTAAGCTGTTACTCAGAACTTTTTTATCAGTATCGTATAACAGATGGAAAAATTGGAGCACTGCATCCTTATGAGAAAGTTGCAGAAGTTCAACAGCTAGCCACACTGCAGACAGTCTCTGGAAGGGCAATACTCCGCTATGTGCTGATACAGGAGTCGGCAAATCAGAAACTCATTAGCTAGCTCACTGGCCAAGTAAAAGCTCTGATGTGCTGTATAGTCTCATGCTTGGCTTCCCAGAAACCTAACTGACTaggctaaagctaaagctaatgTGATGAAATAAAGCACTAGCTTTATAACTAGCTACTTAGCTAGTTAAACACTTTAATGTACACTAAGGGCTAAGAACACGTATATGATCATTATCCTCTTCCAACAAAGTTTTTGACATAGAACACTTTGcttgcactgtaaaaaaaaaaaaaaaaaaaaaaaatttgatgcGAAAGCAAGTTGATGGCAAAAATTTCAGCCATGAACTGTGTTGTACTGTCTTTGTATCGTTTACATGTCTGACTACACCTGAATATTCATGATTCTGAAAACATTTGTACCTGtagctactgatttgtccacccctgcaaTAACCatctatacactatatggccaaaacaccctgaccatcacacccatatgtggataTTCCCCAAGGTTGGAAGCAGACAATTTTATAGAAtttctttgtatactgtagctttacaatttcccttctctGGGAAAtttaagaggcccaaacctgttccagcatgacaatgcccctgtgcacaaagcaagctccatgaagacatggtgtgtgaaggttggagtggaagaactcgagtgtcccatacagagccctgacctcaaccccactgaacacctctgggatgaactggaaagccAGCTGAACTCCAGGCcttctcgcctgacatcagtgcctgatctcactaatgctcttgtgggtgAACGaatacaaatccccacagccacgctccgaaatctagaaagccttcccagaagagtggagcttagggaatacatatgagtgttatagtcaaatgtgcacaaacttttggccatataggcTGTATTGTGATATACATCATGCAACATTTATGCTCCTAAGATGAAGTCTGTCTCATTTGAAAGGTAGTATAAAGCTGTCTCATGAACGTTTAATACTGACACAGGCCTCACGAGCTCATCATGCGACTATTGGATTTTTGTTAGTTGGATGATTTTGGAATAgtgtaaattgtgcaaaagtGCAAAAAGGCAACAGAAAGGttttacatgaaaaaagaaaatacatttcagtctTTTAATCACGTTGGGTTTCCTTTTACTTCAACTATGAGAACTCTAGCATAAACAGTACGTACACTAAGTAGCACAATGATGCTTTGCAAATATTGCCCAGTTGTAACATATTACAATGCAAGcacaatttaatacaaaatgcaaaaatattcatCCAACAGTCTCAACATGCGTATTGAATggaaacaagctttttttttttttttaaatacacaaggGTACCATGCTCAAGTTATACATAACAGCTACCAATACTGCTGATGAAGATATATTAAACATGCCCCAGagaaaaactataaataaagaCAATGCTTTACATTAAATCAATGTAAGAAGGGAAATAATATCGCATACATTCAAGTAGCAATCCATATAATGCACATCAACAGTCTGTTAAGGATCTGCTCACGGTCTATATTACGGTCTATATCACGGTCTAAATCTCCTTGATTGTCCATCGTGATCAAATCCACATGCCACCAAACCACACGCATTCAGACACTCACCTTCTGGTGTGCTCAGAGGAGTAAAAAAGTCAAGCCCGGCTTTTTCAGGGTCTCTTTAATAACGAGCATTGTAACCATTAAAAGAGGAGAAGcataagtgcaaaagtttaagCACCCTGACTTCATGTTTCATGAAATGCAAACATTCATTGAATGACACAAATTTCTCATGTtgcttatgttttgttttgtttttttttccttccaaagTATTGTAAATGCACTGAAAGAAACCATGACCTCACATGATTATCCTGggcaacaaccaaaaaaaaaaaaattataattataattacatatttatctattatgtattatttctttattatataatatattgtataacatttattaaatatttattatttattatataccaaatattataattatatattgcTAGAGATATCTTAGGAATAAAGAGGTAAATTTATTTCACCTAAATTCAGAATGTCTGATACTTCAATAGGTTTAAACGTGACGCAAAAGttacctgaagttgattattttccaataacagcatgtcctgaagtattCCTCATGTATCGCAGGaatttgtcaacgattacaaattctcatttattaaagaggaagttcatactttttatccgtttacagttacatttaatgttgtggaacatctgtgaagagtgttattctttttatcatgataaaaagtcattccctcaccagcctctccttctctctcttcaaatTAATaacacaatcaatcaatcaatcaatcaatcaataaataaataaataaaaaccacaacttgttacagagaaactggaaaacgCAATGTCTGGTTCTCTCCTTAATtgttccaccacaggaaagtcttaaagacctgacactggagactccttccataaatataatataaacatctccttacagaaaatatcATAGCAACTGTTTTTCTGTTAATTAACTGCACAATTtgtaatccatttattattattcttcgattatgtggaacgtccactataaaagtccctgtgtaagctgttactataaaaaaaaaaaaaaagtaacttgtgcattaatgagtgcattaatattaatttacgATTTGCATCTGTGCTATTGTCCAAGCTGCTGctgtggaaaattaatcaacaccttctaaccaatccgAATCAAGAACCTAGCAGCGCGACTCAGTggtacaaaataaatgaaaggttTTTCAGCGTTTCCATAAAGTCTTTGTAAATTTGAGGCCAAGTCTGAATGTTCTGAAGAGTTTTAAGTTTGGATCCAAGTCTGCATGAACTAAACAGAATAATGCCATCGCTTCATATTGGGCCTTGACTTATTTGTGTGTTGCACCAGATCTTTTtgtgtagtaacagctcatctCAGCTTGGGTGAACATGTATTTACAGAAAAAGATTAGGTTTGGTTAATGGTTAGCTATCAAAAATCAATcactggatttttatttttttagagaCTACTCCTTTAAACTGTCATTACTGAGCCCTGTGCCAGTAAAATAGAGGAAAATATATGCAGAATATATGGTCTAGGCTTAATTACGCGTTTTGTTAACACCATATGTTGTTAAGAAGAGCGTTAATTAAGTGTAAAGAAGTGTAACTGAGTGTAAAGAAGTGTAAAGAAGTAGGTTAGTGTCAGGGTTGAGGTTATGTGCTCAGCTCAGCTTGTGTGTATGCTGCTATAGATAGACTTCCTGACAGCTTCAAGCCATTTCAGTCTCAGCCACGTGGCGATAAAACCAACACCAAAATACTTCCACATCTCCAGGAGCACGTTATAAACTACATTTTAGCTTTTCAAAAACACCGCCATATACCCATGACCataaaaaagtttatttcacTTACTTTTAAAGCTTCCGTGTAAGGCAGAGGTCTGAGTGAGCGTCTCGCGCAGAACAGTTTGTTCAGAAAAGGGCTTGCTCTCTACGGCCTGCTGAACTTATTCACGAAAGAGGGGAAACTACAAATGTACTAACTTATAATGTTCTAATATTACatagtatatattatttaaacaaattgtatgtgttttctttgtttacaCCTCTTTTTCTATGGGGTAATGAGCAAAGGAGAGCGACACTTTTTGCCGAATACGAAAGTTCAGAAAGACAGTGTTCACCCCCACAAAGAGAAAGTGGTATGTTCCAGAAACTTTGTACAGTGCAACATTGCATACTTTGAAGGGAGGAGAGTgacaaaaaatagaaaaatattaaactatATAGATCATGCAATAGGTAAAATCCAAATGTATCTcttattaaattattgattttttattaatttatttacattatttttagaaacattatatatatatatatatatatatatatatatatatatatatatatatataatgtttataaaatggaatgtaaataaattaataaaaaattcataatttaataAGAGATAACAAATTTATCACTCCCTGCCTTCCACTGTACTGAAACATGTGCAAGTTTGAGACCaatcacactgaaaatctgtgaggagtttttccattttttccataaaatgcGAAATAAACAAAGGTTTTAGAATTCtgacatatttaaaacaaagaaagtacaTGTTCAATATCATGAATTTTTATAagtcaagattctgcactatttctaggtccctattaaATATAATGTCAAATGTgtaatattgaccatgttaacagCTCTGtataaaaggtcagattttcctcatgcctaacgtcttctactgaagcatgtgctcAGACAACACTCCGATgcatttgatctaaaatggatcataagctTAACCTTTTGCAccaacttgtggagtccatgccagcttgagtgTACACTAAAAAACTCTGAAATagaaagcattttcactagtgctctcagacttttggaccccactgcaTGTGCTTATAAAACCCTGAgaagctttttaaaatgttgtggaAGTGGACAGTTTTCATTAttagattttcattttctaattcCAAACAATTCCAGGAACTGACATTGCAGTTCTTGTGTAATGTTAATTCAACCTTAAATAAGTTTATCCTTTTAAACTGCCAAGAAGGGTTTCCAGGTTAGCTCGACAAAAGAAGAAGTTTTAGTCTCATATTATTGTCTCCTATCATTCTCTGATCATGTCCATCCAAACATTAATTACTGGTTTTCTGtaggaatttttttgtttactattaAATACCAACGGAACGTAATGGGGCCTTCTGTCTTGCGCAGATGATTATCACGGGAATTAAATAAAGGTAAACCTGAAGAACCATGAGGAGCAAAACAACCCTTTGAAAAGCCACATGAAACTAATTAGGAACCACTAGATCTTTCTCAGCAATGACATCCTTGTATGGGACACTAGCTTGGTCCCAGCTAAAGTGTAGCTCATACCAGGAGTGGGGTTCGAACTCATGAGGACGTTTGTCTATTGACACTTTAGTCTAACACCTTATCTACTCAGCCATCCTGGTGTACTTCTGCTTGGAAGTTTCTCTCTCcactgaattaaaaaacatgactcacttattttttttcagactagGTGAACAACCATCAGCAGAACAAATCCTATCTCTTGAGGTATGTTGGcctttttctataaaagcactGTACAGTACATCAGGATGTTCTTGGCTTGCGTCCATTAAGGAAAGCACCTTAATATGAATGTGCTTTATTCTTGCCATGACATTCCCGTAAGTTTCAATTAAGAACATTCTGCAAATGTTTAAGTACACCTCAGCTAAAGCTTTGCCCTTACCAGGAGTGGGGTTTGAACCCACGAGGACATTCGTCCATTGGATCTTAAGTCCAACGCCTTAACCACTCGGCCATCCTGGTGcatgttgctgagcttgcctgTAACAATGGGATAATCTCTGTAATAATCTGTCTCACATCTGAGGCAAAGACGTTAATCTATTCATCAAATTTCACAGTATGTACACAGTATGGTATTGTTATTATCTTGAAGCATCACAATGAATAAATACTAAACACTTTGAGAAAGACAAAACACAGCCCCACAATCAGAGCACAACTAGTGTTAACTTAAACCAGTAGTTTATCATCCTAATATAACTAATGCTAGTCCTGTTGTAAGGTGGCATATAATGATTGCTAACTGATTAGCAATTGATTCCTGAGACACTTTGTATTTGTAATGTCTATGTGTATTTGaaatacttatatttatatgaaataattatatttcatttctttagtttcttttgttttgtttttttttttattcccaggcaattgtgtgcttcatCAAGCTGTGATCACACCACAGTCTTGTCATCTCAAAATTACTGCAATCACAAGCTTCCGTCTGTTCTAATAAGATGTAATTACCAGTCAGAAAATGGTGCCAAGACTGGAAAAGCACCAGTATGGCCAAGTGGTGTTAATGCTCCATCCACTGCCCATGGACTGATGCTCAATTTGGATCAAAAACAACTCCTGCTACATACTGTAAGCTAGCACATGCACGCTAAAGGATAAAAGGATAAAAGGATAATTCTTGGCCGGGGGACAGAGCTTGACACAGACTGGATTGTTGGATTGACTGACTCATTAGCACTCCACTTCAAAATTCAGGTTGATAATTCAGCAAGCGTTTATTTGTCACAGATAAAATGGGGTTTCTCCGGGTtcttcggtttcctcccacctcccataaACATCCTGGTAAGTGGATTGGCTAACTGCCCATaagtgtgaatgcatgtgtgaacaagtgtgtgaacaagtgtgtgaatgagtgtgtgaatggtgccctgagattgacaggcgtcccatccaggatgtattcccatctcatgcccagtgttcccgggatacactccagtgcttactgaagatgaacaaacGAATTAAAAGCTGAACGACGTCCACACTTGAACAAGAGCAAGATTCAGCTAAACAATCAGGTCAAATATTCAAACCAGATATTTATCCCAGACCTGCGTACTTCAGCCCAGTTTACAAAAGGCACCTCAGTGATTGTGTATTAAACTAAgcaaaatatgtataaatgttaAGGATGTATGAatagtagggaaaaaaaaaaaaagtgaaatgatttattattctGTTGGCTTTACATA
The genomic region above belongs to Pangasianodon hypophthalmus isolate fPanHyp1 chromosome 21, fPanHyp1.pri, whole genome shotgun sequence and contains:
- the eef1da gene encoding eukaryotic translation elongation factor 1 delta a (guanine nucleotide exchange protein) isoform X2, yielding MDNQRGSQSRPTEVGGHRQGSANTSTHHNPHGGGRRRAQRSSHSESHASEDHFFFPEAFGPVHGSRGEIVWFNSNMYKQAEDYFQNSSSLGTSPREQVVHRSLVFRAKRKPTQPSGEEGKRIRSRSYSAQKNQRSFSEPQRGRRKRGYSETEHPTQRKRDNIMSGLQCLAQEKIWFDKSKYDEAERRFYEGINGIPSAPQETDANGFLQDMVKARQAIQQSLAGSQNASKSEDQSELVSRVKSLELDNKNLHKVVDDLRAMLSKLESRLSVLEKTPSQAPKAAAASQAAPAPKPKVVVKEEEEDDDIDLFGSDEEDEEAERIKAQRVQEYAAKKAKKPALIAKSSIILDVKPWDDETDMAKLEECVRSVQMDGLLWGASKLVPVGYGIKKLQINCVVEDDKVGVDILEEEITKFEDYVQSVDVAAFNKI
- the eef1da gene encoding eukaryotic translation elongation factor 1 delta a (guanine nucleotide exchange protein) isoform X1, whose translation is MDNQRGSQSRPTEVGGHRQGSANTSTHHNPHGGGRRRAQRSSHSESHASEDHFFFPEAFGPVHGSRGEIVWFNSNMYKQAEDYFQNSSSLGTSPREQVVHRSLVFRAKRKPTQPSGEEGKRIRSRSYSAQKNQRSFSEPQRGRRKRGYSETEHPTQRKRDNSIMSGLQCLAQEKIWFDKSKYDEAERRFYEGINGIPSAPQETDANGFLQDMVKARQAIQQSLAGSQNASKSEDQSELVSRVKSLELDNKNLHKVVDDLRAMLSKLESRLSVLEKTPSQAPKAAAASQAAPAPKPKVVVKEEEEDDDIDLFGSDEEDEEAERIKAQRVQEYAAKKAKKPALIAKSSIILDVKPWDDETDMAKLEECVRSVQMDGLLWGASKLVPVGYGIKKLQINCVVEDDKVGVDILEEEITKFEDYVQSVDVAAFNKI